Proteins encoded by one window of Longimicrobium sp.:
- a CDS encoding TolB family protein — MRIRIPVLAALAGAALAASPGAAQERRPLTALDLYQMRTAGGVALSPDGRRVAFVQTEVDSAENRYRRDLWIANTDGTGLRRLTWTNAAAIGAPRFSPDGRMLAFSQARQGGRGQVWILPLAEGGEAWPLTSLATGAGGPVWSPDSRRIAFMSQLTPQQLAATDSAAAADSVRADSARKRVDGAAVRNIHRDRQAALASIRALLAANAGEQDPRVVTRLDYLGETSIEEERYGQVYVVDVRQGARPVQITRAAYGIGAPEWTPRGDSLVYSAGPPAAGQHPDYQQESDLVIAPASGGGTPRTLAEPRYAEN; from the coding sequence ATGCGTATCCGTATTCCTGTTCTCGCGGCCCTGGCGGGCGCGGCGCTCGCGGCCAGCCCCGGTGCCGCGCAGGAGAGGCGGCCCCTGACCGCGCTGGACCTGTACCAGATGCGCACGGCGGGCGGCGTGGCGCTTTCGCCGGACGGGCGGCGCGTCGCGTTCGTGCAGACGGAGGTGGACTCGGCCGAGAACCGCTACCGGCGCGACCTGTGGATCGCCAACACCGACGGCACGGGGCTGCGCCGGCTGACGTGGACCAACGCCGCCGCCATCGGCGCGCCGCGGTTTTCGCCGGACGGGCGGATGCTGGCGTTCAGCCAGGCGCGGCAGGGCGGACGCGGCCAGGTGTGGATCCTTCCCCTGGCCGAAGGCGGCGAGGCGTGGCCGCTGACCAGCCTGGCCACCGGCGCCGGCGGCCCCGTGTGGTCGCCCGACTCGCGCCGCATCGCCTTCATGTCGCAGCTCACGCCGCAGCAGCTGGCGGCTACCGACTCGGCCGCGGCCGCCGATTCCGTGCGGGCAGACTCGGCGCGCAAGCGGGTAGACGGGGCGGCGGTGCGCAACATCCACCGCGACCGGCAGGCGGCCCTCGCCTCCATCCGTGCCCTGCTGGCCGCCAACGCCGGCGAGCAGGACCCGCGGGTGGTCACCCGGCTGGACTACCTGGGCGAAACCTCCATCGAGGAAGAGCGGTACGGGCAGGTGTACGTGGTGGACGTGCGGCAGGGCGCGCGGCCAGTGCAGATCACCCGCGCCGCGTACGGCATCGGCGCGCCTGAGTGGACGCCACGCGGGGACTCGCTGGTGTACAGCGCCGGCCCGCCCGCGGCGGGGCAGCACCCCGACTACCAGCAGGAGAGCGACCTGGTGATCGCCCCCGCGTCGGGCGGCGGCACCCCCCGCACCCTCGCCGAGCCACGCTACGCCGAGAACGA